One genomic segment of Ignavibacteriota bacterium includes these proteins:
- a CDS encoding HAD hydrolase family protein — MLDLEIINKIKKIKLVITDVDGVLTDGGLYYTSEGMVMKKFNVKDGMSTRLLKEKGIKSAIITTDTSELIKVRGERIKVDYLYLGIWDKENKMNEICEFENISPENIAFIGDDVNDIGIIKEVGFSACPADAVEDVKNIVDLELSKNGGDGVFREFADIILKAQK, encoded by the coding sequence ATGCTTGATTTAGAAATTATTAATAAAATAAAAAAAATAAAATTAGTTATTACTGATGTTGACGGAGTCTTAACAGATGGAGGTTTGTACTATACTTCTGAAGGTATGGTTATGAAAAAATTTAATGTTAAAGACGGAATGAGTACACGTTTATTAAAAGAAAAAGGAATTAAATCTGCAATTATTACAACAGATACGTCCGAATTAATTAAAGTTAGAGGCGAACGCATAAAAGTAGATTATTTATATCTTGGTATTTGGGATAAAGAAAATAAAATGAATGAAATTTGTGAATTTGAAAATATTTCTCCGGAAAACATTGCTTTTATTGGTGATGATGTTAACGATATTGGAATTATAAAGGAAGTCGGATTTTCTGCTTGTCCAGCAGATGCAGTTGAAGATGTTAAAAATATTGTCGATTTGGAACTATCAAAAAATGGAGGCGATGGTGTTTTTAGAGAATTTGCAGATATAATTCTGAAAGCACAAAAGTAA
- a CDS encoding OmpA family protein, whose translation MKKFLLFFLLLTNLSFAQTESDDSVNVYKTDWYIGGGLSYPRYMTISDKSIASHGNFGAYLTLGYNLTEHFGFRLTPSYILLNSFYYGNTGDEIDNYVNMGAINLEALYTILPCERITPFILLGYGMTYFKSSNPYPYTSGPIIGQAFWGYQAVLGLGAEFKFFNDISLQAEFDYITASNNKIDGNQSVNETKGLLFSNGDSYMNLKLGAVWYFDRGERSRICEPFSIREVIREVPVEKIVVDTVYIDKVIEKAVTKRESFVLENVKFKFDKDELTEESKAILNNVANTLNRFPEEKIEILGHTDNIGTDEYNMDLSERRAKSVKNYLVTRGVVEDRLYTGGCGERKPVSDNDSEIGRAINRRIEFSIYDGISSKCPKPEDGGIQQNGSEFENAVKNSEQVIIEGVFFKFDSDQLTPESDNTLTNVANVLQKYPDANVEIQGHTDSLGNNMYNEFLSEKRAKSVKNFLIKNGINESRLTPIGYGETKPIEDNRTAYGRAVNRRIEFKITNSDKIKVQTTKPAQLESAVDKFSTKEEKEIAELIESGQKLVFTNIHFKTNSDIITKSSVKILDNAANVLAKMSDVNVEIQGHTDSDGNDKYNQDLSERRAISVKNYLVNKGISIDRLTTSGFGESKPVADNSTKEGKAQNRRIEFEIKK comes from the coding sequence ATGAAAAAATTTTTGCTGTTTTTTTTGTTATTAACAAATTTATCTTTTGCCCAGACAGAAAGTGATGATAGTGTAAATGTTTACAAAACTGATTGGTATATCGGCGGTGGATTAAGTTATCCAAGGTATATGACAATAAGTGACAAATCAATTGCATCGCATGGAAATTTTGGTGCTTATTTGACACTCGGTTATAATTTAACGGAACATTTTGGATTTAGATTAACTCCTTCCTACATTCTGTTAAATTCTTTTTATTATGGAAATACCGGCGATGAAATTGATAATTATGTAAATATGGGCGCAATAAATTTGGAAGCACTTTACACAATTTTACCATGCGAAAGAATAACTCCTTTCATATTGTTGGGATATGGAATGACTTATTTTAAATCATCAAACCCTTATCCCTACACAAGTGGCCCAATAATAGGACAAGCTTTTTGGGGCTACCAGGCAGTACTTGGTCTAGGTGCTGAATTTAAATTCTTCAATGATATAAGCTTGCAAGCGGAATTTGACTATATAACAGCGTCAAATAACAAAATTGATGGGAATCAAAGTGTAAATGAAACTAAAGGACTTCTTTTCAGTAACGGCGATTCTTATATGAATCTTAAACTTGGTGCAGTTTGGTATTTTGACCGAGGCGAAAGATCAAGAATTTGCGAACCGTTTAGTATTAGAGAAGTAATTAGAGAAGTTCCTGTAGAAAAAATTGTTGTCGATACTGTTTATATTGATAAAGTAATTGAAAAAGCTGTAACCAAACGCGAATCATTCGTTTTAGAAAATGTAAAATTCAAATTCGATAAAGATGAACTTACCGAAGAATCTAAAGCAATTCTTAATAATGTTGCAAATACGTTAAATAGATTTCCTGAAGAAAAAATAGAAATTCTTGGTCATACTGATAATATTGGTACTGATGAATATAACATGGATTTATCCGAAAGGAGAGCGAAAAGTGTTAAAAATTATTTAGTAACACGTGGTGTAGTGGAAGATAGATTATATACTGGCGGATGCGGAGAAAGAAAACCAGTTTCAGATAATGATTCTGAAATTGGAAGAGCAATTAATAGAAGAATTGAATTTAGTATTTATGATGGAATTAGCAGTAAATGTCCTAAACCGGAAGACGGCGGAATTCAGCAAAATGGTTCTGAATTTGAGAATGCTGTAAAGAATAGTGAACAAGTTATTATTGAAGGAGTATTTTTCAAATTTGATAGCGATCAATTAACTCCGGAATCCGATAATACTTTAACGAATGTTGCAAATGTCTTACAAAAATATCCTGATGCTAATGTAGAAATTCAAGGTCATACGGACAGCTTGGGAAATAATATGTACAATGAATTTCTTTCTGAAAAAAGAGCTAAATCCGTTAAGAATTTCTTAATCAAAAATGGAATTAACGAATCTCGTTTAACTCCAATCGGTTACGGCGAAACCAAACCAATTGAAGATAATAGAACAGCTTACGGAAGAGCAGTAAACAGAAGAATAGAATTTAAAATTACAAATTCAGATAAGATAAAAGTTCAGACTACAAAACCAGCACAACTTGAATCTGCCGTTGATAAATTTTCAACAAAGGAAGAAAAAGAAATTGCAGAATTAATTGAAAGTGGTCAAAAATTAGTATTTACAAATATTCACTTTAAAACAAACAGTGATATTATTACAAAATCTTCTGTAAAAATATTAGATAACGCAGCTAATGTTTTAGCAAAAATGTCTGATGTTAATGTTGAAATTCAAGGACATACAGATAGCGATGGAAATGATAAATATAATCAAGATTTATCTGAACGACGCGCAATTTCTGTTAAAAATTATTTAGTGAACAAAGGCATTTCTATCGACAGATTAACAACTTCAGGTTTTGGAGAATCCAAACCAGTTGCTGATAATTCAACTAAAGAAGGCAAAGCACAGAACAGAAGAATTGAATTCGAAATTAAAAAATAG
- a CDS encoding enoyl-CoA hydratase/isomerase family protein, whose product MEFKNLLVNKEDDILIIQINRPEKLNALNNELLEELDFLFSEIKNYKSKVIILTGVGDKAFVAGADIKELKNCNAETGKQFSIKGQNVFNKIENCGKPVIAAINGFALGGGCELALACHIRISNSRAKFGQPEVNLGIIPGYGGTQRFTKLVNTGRAAEYILTGDLFDAEEALRIGLINKITAPEDLIFESKILAKKIASKGQLAVTAALNSILATNNLNLEDGLKMETELFSNCCNTKDFQEGTSAFLEKRTPNFTNE is encoded by the coding sequence ATGGAATTTAAAAATTTACTCGTTAATAAAGAAGATGATATTTTAATCATTCAAATTAATCGCCCGGAAAAATTAAATGCGCTTAATAATGAATTATTAGAAGAATTGGATTTTTTATTTTCGGAAATTAAAAATTACAAATCGAAAGTCATAATACTTACCGGAGTTGGAGATAAAGCATTTGTTGCCGGCGCTGATATTAAAGAATTAAAAAATTGTAACGCAGAAACGGGAAAACAATTTTCAATAAAGGGACAAAATGTTTTCAACAAAATTGAAAATTGCGGTAAACCGGTAATTGCGGCAATTAATGGATTTGCACTTGGCGGCGGCTGCGAATTAGCTTTAGCTTGCCATATTAGAATTTCAAATAGTCGTGCTAAATTTGGACAGCCTGAAGTAAATTTGGGCATAATTCCCGGATACGGCGGAACGCAAAGATTTACAAAGTTAGTTAATACCGGCAGAGCTGCAGAATATATTTTAACCGGAGATTTATTTGATGCCGAAGAAGCTCTTCGTATCGGACTTATAAATAAAATTACCGCTCCGGAAGATTTAATTTTTGAATCAAAAATTTTAGCAAAAAAAATTGCAAGTAAGGGACAATTAGCAGTAACGGCAGCGTTAAATTCAATTTTGGCGACAAACAATTTAAATCTTGAAGATGGATTAAAAATGGAAACCGAATTATTTTCTAATTGCTGTAACACAAAAGATTTCCAAGAAGGTACTTCTGCATTTTTGGAAAAAAGAACTCCAAACTTTACCAATGAATAA
- a CDS encoding OmpA family protein, translating into MKTKIILRLLKVIIFLIFFSNNFYAQPQVWENSWGIGFGGIYPRLMGITTPMISEDENFGFYFEINREFTENLSARFRPAFMHMESSYYQDSDQKIVRTNLFTGSIDFQYNLFPCSFISPYILTGFGFQIFKPSSAPSKKIDKTHFRYQYDLGAGLEIYLKEQWKLVTEIDYITSSHNYLDGNIQRNELKGLFGTNGDSYMTFNVGVQWYFDTGENSKMCEKPSGISDVPSQIIERNTYITNNYSSEPKEIIKKEIEQIEKIILFGVNFEFDKATFLPESYPILKHLLTVLQNHPEINIEIQGHTDNYGTDLYNIGLSQRRANAVKNYLIENKIEPNRLSSVGLGEGFPIADNYTPIGRAFNRRIEIKITNEDNINVQLFKQSKEAIILDTLIKREENQIANSTNKGEKLIFTNIHFKVNSDIITESSKLILNQVKYVLSKMPDVDVEIQGHTDNDGDENANQILSEKRAIAVKNYLVKKGISVNRLTTAGLGESKPIADNSTKEGKAQNRRIEFEIIK; encoded by the coding sequence ATGAAAACAAAAATTATTCTCCGCCTTTTGAAAGTAATTATTTTTCTAATATTCTTTTCCAATAATTTTTATGCCCAACCTCAAGTTTGGGAAAATTCATGGGGAATTGGATTTGGCGGTATTTATCCAAGACTTATGGGTATAACAACTCCAATGATTTCCGAAGATGAAAATTTTGGATTCTATTTTGAGATAAATAGAGAATTTACAGAAAATCTTTCCGCAAGATTTAGACCGGCATTTATGCATATGGAATCTTCATATTATCAAGATTCTGATCAAAAAATTGTTAGAACAAATCTATTTACTGGCAGTATAGATTTTCAATATAATTTATTTCCTTGTTCGTTTATTTCACCATATATTTTAACCGGTTTCGGATTTCAAATTTTTAAACCATCAAGCGCACCATCAAAGAAAATTGACAAAACTCATTTCCGTTATCAGTACGATTTAGGAGCTGGTCTAGAAATTTATCTGAAAGAACAATGGAAATTAGTAACAGAAATTGATTACATAACTTCTTCACATAATTATTTAGACGGAAATATTCAAAGAAATGAATTAAAAGGTTTATTTGGTACAAACGGAGATTCTTACATGACATTTAATGTAGGAGTTCAATGGTATTTTGACACCGGAGAAAATTCAAAAATGTGTGAAAAGCCTTCCGGAATAAGTGATGTTCCATCTCAAATTATTGAACGTAATACTTATATAACAAATAATTATTCAAGCGAACCCAAAGAAATTATTAAAAAAGAAATTGAACAAATTGAAAAAATTATTTTATTTGGTGTAAACTTCGAGTTTGACAAAGCTACTTTTTTACCGGAATCTTACCCAATTTTAAAACATTTGTTAACGGTTTTGCAAAATCATCCGGAAATAAATATTGAAATTCAAGGACATACAGATAACTATGGAACTGATCTTTATAATATTGGTCTTTCACAAAGGCGTGCAAATGCTGTAAAAAATTATTTAATTGAAAATAAAATTGAACCAAATAGACTTAGCTCTGTTGGTTTGGGAGAAGGATTTCCAATTGCTGATAATTATACACCAATAGGACGAGCATTTAATAGAAGGATTGAAATAAAAATTACCAACGAAGATAATATAAATGTCCAGCTTTTTAAACAAAGTAAAGAAGCAATAATTCTTGATACACTTATAAAGCGTGAAGAAAATCAAATAGCAAATTCAACTAATAAAGGTGAAAAATTAATTTTTACAAATATTCATTTTAAGGTAAATAGTGATATAATTACAGAGTCGTCTAAATTAATTCTTAATCAAGTAAAATATGTTTTATCAAAAATGCCGGATGTTGATGTTGAAATTCAAGGACATACGGATAATGATGGTGATGAGAACGCAAATCAAATTTTATCGGAAAAAAGAGCAATTGCCGTTAAAAATTATTTAGTGAAAAAAGGAATTTCTGTTAATAGATTAACAACTGCAGGGTTGGGCGAATCTAAACCAATTGCTGATAATTCAACAAAAGAAGGAAAAGCACAAAACAGAAGAATTGAGTTTGAAATAATTAAATAA
- a CDS encoding insulinase family protein, with product MLDRSIKPTPTGKLKFLTPKIENFTLDNSVKVFFNKKDTLPIIQMNLIIPSGSIFNPIGKEGLSYLTSMLLDEGADNLSGFEISDKLELMGTILNINSNKEFTTISLLCLIEKFEESLEILSKIILQPNFDDEDFDRQKLKLITKNIQLEDDPSYVASNVFNKNIFRNTNYQFPSSGINSSIEKITNLDVKDYFSQRYLPNGSFIIVVGNLEKNIAQNILNKYFENWKSKENKNQTEDKISSKKKMLVVNKPNAVQSELRIGHFSKGRNSNDFYARSILNSILGGQFSSRINLNLREDKGYTYGAHSSYNYNSIGSTFTVATSVKSENTGDAIKEILFELNEIKNTIHQHEIDFAKSYLVRRFPSMFETYSQIASNISLLPLFNLPNNYFETYIQKLDDVNKADVLNAAKENIDFEKLLIVVVGDEKLIRNQLSQFEEFEIENL from the coding sequence ATGCTTGATAGATCAATAAAACCAACGCCAACCGGAAAGTTAAAGTTTCTTACTCCCAAAATTGAAAACTTTACTTTGGATAATTCTGTAAAAGTATTTTTTAACAAAAAAGATACTCTGCCAATCATACAAATGAATTTAATTATTCCTTCAGGAAGTATTTTCAATCCAATTGGAAAAGAAGGATTGTCTTATTTAACTTCAATGTTGCTTGATGAAGGTGCAGATAATTTATCCGGATTTGAAATTTCTGATAAACTTGAATTGATGGGAACAATTCTAAATATAAATTCCAACAAAGAATTTACAACAATTTCATTGTTATGCTTAATTGAAAAGTTTGAAGAATCTTTAGAAATTTTATCAAAAATAATTTTGCAGCCGAATTTTGATGATGAAGATTTTGATCGACAAAAATTAAAATTAATTACAAAAAATATTCAGCTTGAAGATGATCCTTCTTATGTTGCATCAAATGTTTTTAACAAAAATATTTTTCGAAATACAAATTATCAATTTCCTTCAAGTGGAATTAATTCTTCAATTGAAAAAATTACAAATTTAGATGTGAAAGATTATTTTTCACAAAGATATTTACCAAACGGATCTTTCATAATAGTTGTAGGAAATTTAGAAAAAAATATCGCTCAAAATATTCTTAACAAATATTTTGAGAACTGGAAATCGAAAGAAAATAAAAACCAAACTGAAGATAAAATTTCATCAAAGAAAAAAATGTTAGTTGTAAATAAACCGAATGCAGTTCAAAGTGAATTGAGAATTGGTCACTTTTCCAAAGGAAGAAATTCAAATGATTTTTACGCAAGATCAATTTTAAATTCTATTTTGGGCGGACAGTTTTCAAGCAGAATAAATTTAAACTTACGAGAAGATAAAGGTTACACATATGGCGCACACTCTAGTTACAATTACAATTCAATTGGAAGTACTTTTACCGTAGCAACTTCTGTAAAATCAGAAAATACCGGAGATGCAATTAAAGAAATTCTTTTTGAATTAAATGAAATTAAAAATACTATTCATCAGCACGAAATTGATTTTGCAAAATCATATTTGGTAAGAAGATTTCCTTCTATGTTTGAAACTTATTCGCAAATAGCTTCAAATATTTCTTTGCTTCCCTTGTTTAATTTGCCGAATAATTATTTTGAAACGTACATTCAAAAACTTGATGATGTAAATAAAGCTGATGTATTAAATGCAGCAAAGGAAAATATTGATTTTGAAAAATTATTAATTGTGGTTGTAGGTGATGAAAAATTAATTAGAAATCAGTTAAGTCAGTTTGAAGAATTTGAGATTGAAAATTTATGA
- a CDS encoding DUF2231 domain-containing protein produces MEFLADKHPLVIHFPIAFLTIYVLLEIISQFFKKDFILKFTHLSLLIGVIGGIAAVLTGNMEFQLLTQKKFLTQSLINEISEHEFYATLTMWYFFILLISKTYILLKKKNQSKLSYLFVIFAVIGFYLIYNTSKIGGRLVYEFGIGTNLLN; encoded by the coding sequence TTGGAATTTTTAGCAGATAAACATCCTTTGGTAATTCATTTTCCAATTGCGTTTTTAACAATTTATGTTTTGTTGGAAATTATTTCACAATTTTTCAAAAAAGATTTTATATTGAAATTCACACACTTAAGTTTGTTGATTGGAGTTATTGGCGGAATTGCAGCGGTTCTAACCGGCAATATGGAGTTTCAGTTACTAACACAAAAAAAATTTTTAACTCAATCTCTTATAAATGAAATTTCCGAACATGAATTTTATGCAACTTTAACAATGTGGTATTTTTTTATTTTACTTATCTCAAAAACTTACATTCTGTTGAAAAAGAAAAATCAATCTAAACTCAGCTATTTATTTGTTATTTTTGCAGTAATTGGATTTTATCTAATTTACAATACATCAAAAATTGGCGGCAGACTTGTTTATGAATTTGGAATTGGCACAAATTTATTAAACTAG